The proteins below come from a single Leopardus geoffroyi isolate Oge1 chromosome D3, O.geoffroyi_Oge1_pat1.0, whole genome shotgun sequence genomic window:
- the ANKRD13A gene encoding ankyrin repeat domain-containing protein 13A isoform X1, with the protein MSSTRDNSGHFPLHLLVWNNDYRQLEKELRGQNVEALDPRGRTLLHLAVSLGHLESARVLLRHKADVTKENREGWTVLHEAVSTGDPEMVCAVLQHRDYHNTSMALEGVPELLQKILEAPDFYVQMKWEFTSWVPLVSRICPNDVCRIWKSGAKLRVDITLLGFENMSWIRGRRSFIFKGEDNRAELMEVNHDDRVVTTEHFDLSQEMERLTLDLMKPKSREVERRLTSPVINTSLDTKNIAFERTKSGFWGWRTDKAEVVNGYEAKVYTVNNVSVITKIRTEHLTEEEKKRYKADRNPLESLLGTVEHQFGAQGDLTTECATANNPTAITPDEYFNEEFDLKDRDIGRPKELTIRTQKFKAMLWMCEDFPLSLVEQVVPIIDLMARTSAHFARLRDFIKLEFPPGFPVKIEIPLFHVLNARITFGNVNGCSTAEETGSQNVEGTQVDSASQVTNFEVDQSVFEIPESYHVQDNGRNVHLQDEDYEIMQFAIQQSLLESSRSQVSLSPGLLAQHQSFHPNSVVPSPNIKSFHPCPPVALLDTAGVRTASVSTTFWHVLGSWSLSVRWFLVSFHHSSSMFAEWKFRGEAAPAPALTDRLSFERGTLSTLQCPSSDFWHSGFILETQRRGSVSPTHVHFPWLRS; encoded by the exons AATGTGGAGGCTCTGGATCCACGAGGCCGAACCTTACTGCACCTTGCTGTTTCTCTGGGACATTTGGAATCTGCTAGAGTCTTGCTCCGACATAAAGCAGATGTTACAAAAGAAAATCGTGAGGGATGGACAG TTTTACACGAGGCTGTGAGCACTGGTGACCCCGAGATGGTGTGCGCCGTTCTGCAGCACCGGGACTACCACAACACATCCATGGCCCTGGAAGGGGTGCCTGAGCTGCTCCAGAAGATTCTCGAG GCTCCGGATTTCTATGTGCAGATGAAATGGGAATTCACCAGCTGGG TGCCCTTGGTTTCCAGAATATGCCCGAATGATGTCTGTCGCATTTGGAAAAGTGGTGCCAAACTGCGTGTGGATATCACATTGCTGGGATTTGAGAACATGAGCTGGATAAGAGGGAGGCGCAGTTTTATATTTAAGGGAGAAG ACAACCGGGCGGAGCTGATGGAAGTCAACCATGATGACAGGGTGGTCACCACCGAGCACTTTGACCTGTCCCAAGAAATGGAGCGCCTCACCCTGGACTTGATGAAGCCAAAAAGTAGGGAAGTTGAGAGACGGCTCACGAGCCCAGTCATTAACACCAGCCTCGATACTAAAAATATTGCTTTTGAAAG AACTAAATCCGGATTCTGGGGCTGGAGGACAGATAAAGCAGAAGTTGTTAATGGTTACGAAGCAAAG GTTTACACAGTAAACAATGTGAGTGTGATAACCAAAATCCGGACAGAACACCTGAccgaggaagaaaaaaagagatacaaag CGGACAGGAACCCCCTGGAGTCTTTGCTGGGAACCGTGGAACACCAGTTTGGTGCTCAAGGG GACCTCACCACAGAGTGTGCCACCGCCAACAACCCCACGGCCATCACGCCGGATGAATACTTTAATGAAGAGTTTGATCTGAAAGACCGGGACATCGGAAGGCCGAAGGAGCTCACGATTAGAACGCAAAA GTTTAAAGCGATGCTGTGGATGTGCGAGGACTTTCCGTTGTCCCTCGTGGAGCAGGTCGTCCCCATCATTGACCTCATGGCCCGAACCAGCGCTCACTTTGCACGGCTCAGAGATTTCATCAAGCTGGAGTTCCCACCTGGATTTCCTGTCAAGATAG aaattcctttgtttcatgtCTTAAATGCACGGATTACATTTGGAAACGTTAATGGCTGTAGCACTGCTGAAGAAACTGGATCTCAGAATGTGGAGGGGACCCAGGTGGATTCAG CTTCCCAGGTCACAAACTTTGAGGTTGATCAGTCTGTTTTTGAAATCCCGGAATCTTATCACGTTCAAGACAATGGCAGAAATGTGCATTTACAAGACGAAGATTACGAGATAATGCAGTTTGCCATCCAGCAGAGTTTACTGGAGTCCAGCAGGAGCCAG GTGAGTCTTTCCCCAGGTCTCCTCGCCCAACATCAGTCCTTCCATCCCAACAGTGTGGTCCCCTCGCCCAACATCAAGTCCTTCCATCCCTGCCCCCCCGTGGCTCTCCTTGACACTGCTGGGGTCCGGACTGCTTCTGTTTCCACCACCTTTTGGCATGTCCTGGGCTCCTGGAGCCTGTCTGTTCGTTGGTTTCTTGTTTCCTTCCATCATTCGTCCAGCATGTTTGCAGAGTGGAAATTCCGTGGTGAAGCGGCCCCAGCCCCCGCACTCACAGATCGGCTAAGCTTTGAGAGGGGCACCCTCTCAACGCTCCAGTGTCCAAGCTCAGATTTTTGGCATTCTGGTTTTATTCTGGAGACTCAGAGACGGGGCAGTGTGAGCCCTACCCACGTCCATTTCCCATGGCTCCGTTCTTAG
- the ANKRD13A gene encoding ankyrin repeat domain-containing protein 13A isoform X2, with product MSSTRDNSGHFPLHLLVWNNDYRQLEKELRGQNVEALDPRGRTLLHLAVSLGHLESARVLLRHKADVTKENREGWTVLHEAVSTGDPEMVCAVLQHRDYHNTSMALEGVPELLQKILEAPDFYVQMKWEFTSWVPLVSRICPNDVCRIWKSGAKLRVDITLLGFENMSWIRGRRSFIFKGEDNRAELMEVNHDDRVVTTEHFDLSQEMERLTLDLMKPKSREVERRLTSPVINTSLDTKNIAFERTKSGFWGWRTDKAEVVNGYEAKVYTVNNVSVITKIRTEHLTEEEKKRYKADRNPLESLLGTVEHQFGAQGDLTTECATANNPTAITPDEYFNEEFDLKDRDIGRPKELTIRTQKFKAMLWMCEDFPLSLVEQVVPIIDLMARTSAHFARLRDFIKLEFPPGFPVKIEIPLFHVLNARITFGNVNGCSTAEETGSQNVEGTQVDSASQVTNFEVDQSVFEIPESYHVQDNGRNVHLQDEDYEIMQFAIQQSLLESSRSQELSGPASNGGINQTHAYDAQYERAIQESLLTSTEGLCPGAMSETSRFDSDLQLAMELSAKELEERELRLREEEAELQQVLQLSLTDK from the exons AATGTGGAGGCTCTGGATCCACGAGGCCGAACCTTACTGCACCTTGCTGTTTCTCTGGGACATTTGGAATCTGCTAGAGTCTTGCTCCGACATAAAGCAGATGTTACAAAAGAAAATCGTGAGGGATGGACAG TTTTACACGAGGCTGTGAGCACTGGTGACCCCGAGATGGTGTGCGCCGTTCTGCAGCACCGGGACTACCACAACACATCCATGGCCCTGGAAGGGGTGCCTGAGCTGCTCCAGAAGATTCTCGAG GCTCCGGATTTCTATGTGCAGATGAAATGGGAATTCACCAGCTGGG TGCCCTTGGTTTCCAGAATATGCCCGAATGATGTCTGTCGCATTTGGAAAAGTGGTGCCAAACTGCGTGTGGATATCACATTGCTGGGATTTGAGAACATGAGCTGGATAAGAGGGAGGCGCAGTTTTATATTTAAGGGAGAAG ACAACCGGGCGGAGCTGATGGAAGTCAACCATGATGACAGGGTGGTCACCACCGAGCACTTTGACCTGTCCCAAGAAATGGAGCGCCTCACCCTGGACTTGATGAAGCCAAAAAGTAGGGAAGTTGAGAGACGGCTCACGAGCCCAGTCATTAACACCAGCCTCGATACTAAAAATATTGCTTTTGAAAG AACTAAATCCGGATTCTGGGGCTGGAGGACAGATAAAGCAGAAGTTGTTAATGGTTACGAAGCAAAG GTTTACACAGTAAACAATGTGAGTGTGATAACCAAAATCCGGACAGAACACCTGAccgaggaagaaaaaaagagatacaaag CGGACAGGAACCCCCTGGAGTCTTTGCTGGGAACCGTGGAACACCAGTTTGGTGCTCAAGGG GACCTCACCACAGAGTGTGCCACCGCCAACAACCCCACGGCCATCACGCCGGATGAATACTTTAATGAAGAGTTTGATCTGAAAGACCGGGACATCGGAAGGCCGAAGGAGCTCACGATTAGAACGCAAAA GTTTAAAGCGATGCTGTGGATGTGCGAGGACTTTCCGTTGTCCCTCGTGGAGCAGGTCGTCCCCATCATTGACCTCATGGCCCGAACCAGCGCTCACTTTGCACGGCTCAGAGATTTCATCAAGCTGGAGTTCCCACCTGGATTTCCTGTCAAGATAG aaattcctttgtttcatgtCTTAAATGCACGGATTACATTTGGAAACGTTAATGGCTGTAGCACTGCTGAAGAAACTGGATCTCAGAATGTGGAGGGGACCCAGGTGGATTCAG CTTCCCAGGTCACAAACTTTGAGGTTGATCAGTCTGTTTTTGAAATCCCGGAATCTTATCACGTTCAAGACAATGGCAGAAATGTGCATTTACAAGACGAAGATTACGAGATAATGCAGTTTGCCATCCAGCAGAGTTTACTGGAGTCCAGCAGGAGCCAG GAACTTTCAGGACCAGCTTCGAATGGAGGGATCAACCAGACACATGCCTATGACGCCCAGTATGAGAG GGCCATCCAGGAGAGCCTCCTCACCAGCACGGAAGGCCTGTGCCCTGGTGCTATGAGCGAGACAAGCCGTTTTGACAGCGACTTGCAGCTGGCCATGGAGCTCTCTGCCAAAGAGCTGGAGGAGCGGGAGCTCCGGCTgcgggaggaggaggcggagctCCAGCAGGTCTTACAGCTGTCTCTGACTGACAAATAG